GTGACACTTTCTGGACCAATACcattaccagcaccaccaccgatcataGCTTCCGTGTTTGGTGGCAGAATGCTTCCCAGCCATCCGGTTGGCTCGGTTACatggttctgttgctgctgctgctgctgttgctgagacGGTTGCTGATGATTGGACTGCAGCGAAAGCTGTTCACCAACGTGATTTGCTGCCGTGTTGACCAAACCCAGCTTATCGGTGAGCGTTATCTGGCGCTGCCGTCGGCTAGGTGGATTACCGGACTGATGCGTCGTTGCCCACGGATCTTGCGAATCCGTCTTGATGAGGCTCGGTACCAGTGCCGCATCTTTGTGAAAGTCCGGATGCTTGGTGTTAATGTATGCCAGCTCGATCTGCACGAGGTTCTCGACCATCGTGTTTGTGGTGGGTAGACGACGGCGCAGCAGCTGCGTCACCACGTCGACAATCTTCTCGTGCAGTTTCGGGAAGCGCAGCATCTCCTGCTGCACCTCGGTACCACAGTGCTGGATAATGCGTTGCATTTCCTCGTGAATCAGCTCGACGCAACGGAGCGATGGTTCTTCGAGCCGCCGGATTTGACGTTTCACCAGCAACTCGAAGCTTACCTCCGGTACGAATAGTGCCGGTCGCGGTCCGGTCGCATTGCGAATCGCCGTCAGAATGTCCATCTTAGTAAGGCCCGTTAGCGGGTGAATGGAGTCTAGCGTTTTGCCGAACGTTTCGTGAAAGATGTAACACATCCGGGCACCACCGCACAGCTCCGTTGTCTCAATGTTCCGCGACGTACCCTCGATCGTGGAGCAGTAAGCGGAGGCAAACTTTGTAATGATCTGCAGCAGACACTGGCTCTTGTCGGTGACATCCTCACCGTACGAGTTGAGTAGTGACTGGAACTGGGAGGCCATCACATTAACGCGCGTCTTGAGATCCGGCAAACAGTCGCGGATGTGGTGCATCAGCAGGCGGTTCAAGGTTTTGGCCAAATACGGAGTACCGTTGCGTGTGGCCAACGTCGGGTACTTGCGCTGCAGGTAGGCGGCCTCATCTCGTAGCTGATCTTCGATCGCTTTCTTATCGTTAATGTCCTGCTGCGATCGATTCATCACACCAATGATGCCCAGCTTAACTGGAATAACCCGACCGCACAGAATATCGATCGCATCCGTACCCGCATCCATCAGATCGAGCTTCGTCAGTACGGCCAAAGTTCGCCGACCATCGGGATCGACATCTTTGGCCATTTTGAGCGCTTCACTGGTAGCCATATCGGTGTTGGCGGCCGTGACTGCCAGTATGATCGAGTTTGGGTTTTCAATGTACTTCAACACCAGATCCTTGATCTGCGCTTCGATGTCTTCCGGTTGATCACCGACCGGTACCTTCGTAATACCGGGCAGATCGACCAGAGTCAGGTTGACGACCTTCGTCGAATAAATTTTCAGGTTGATCGGCTCAGGGCAGATACCTTTGTTACCACCGGCCATCCGGTCCGTTTCGTTCTCGATCTCTTCCCGGATGCCGTTGAAATCCGTAAACACTTTGTTCTTGATATGCAGGAAGCGGCCCCATTCCTCGACCGCAACAGTGCCATGCTCAGCGGAACGGTGTTCACGGTCATCGAGCGGTGTGTAAACCAACTGCAGGACCAGAGGACGGCGCGTTACGATACCCGTCCCTCGAGGAAGGAACGTTTTGCCGACCAGGCTCTCGATGACGGAACTCTTTCCGGAACTCTGGAACGGCAAAGAACGAAAGCGAATTGAATTACGAGCGCATCGAAGCAAGCGATGGCGACTGCATATTAATCATGTTCGAGAGACagtacagcaccagcagcaggatggtgTCATCGACCGTTTAGGGGGGAATCGCGAATCCCGGCTCATTACATAACGGTTCTCCAACTACCGGCAGCGATATGGCCGTGCAgttcaacgaaacgaaacgacaaaACGGATCAACGTCTTACCTGACTGCCAAGAACGACAATCTGCGGGAGCTGGATAGCGTCCGAGCCAACGGTATTGAAAACATCCTGCAGCTTGTTCACCACCGGTATGAGGGCTTCCATCTTTTATGCTTCTATCGCTCCGTTGCGCGCGCTTTGCTCACTTTTCGATCTGTTCCTCAACAAATTCAATGCCCGTCGATGCGAACGCGTATCTTTCTGCAGTTTCGCCACAAACCTCAAGAGAACGATATTCACGCGATAAGCTCGTAGGCTACTtcgtcacgcacgcacgcacgcacttttGTTGCTTGTGACGACGAGGGCCAGCGAATTGCTTAACCTTTTGCGATGCCGTTTATGAACTCACTTCCGCAACGCATACGTGCGGTTCCCGTCTTTCCTTTTTAGCACCAGCGAGCGACCTTTGGGCGtaggaattcaattttccgtgCAGCTTCTAGCGTAATTCCACAGCAAAAAACAGACTCCTACTCCTTCTTCtactcttctttttcttcagtGAGGATTTACCTCAGTATGGTCCTCGCTTCCTGAGCCTTGAATTTGCCCTGAGCCACCTTTATCCTTATCACTTTTATCCTATTTCTATCATGAAATAGTTAAAGAATGTTAAAAATTCTCACTTTTCACGATTTCTGGactcaaaacaaatttctaaCCTCAACCCAACGAATAGTGGGATATAACTTGTTTTGCACTGAGTGAAActgattttgatgaaaattttgcattttttgcgaaaagtgatcatattttatcgaccatcactgtacAAATTGGttcgtcgtttacatcactgcggttttaggagtcggaagatgcggttttcgttttttgcatCTACCGACTCCTGGatccgtttcgcttcgatctgcttaaaaaaaaacggctgcGTGTCACGTGCTTGCGTTCAATTTTTCGAAATTTCGCAAAAAGTACTATAGATGGACAATGTTTAAGAGAACAGGAAAGAGCTAGAttgtttgaaatttaaaagattgttttgctttgatttggCAGTAATAAGCTTAACTAAATAATCGGGTTATTTTGTACAAATTTAACTGATCTTGCAAAGATAAAAGCTACACGAAAAATGTTTCAATACTTTATATTACGCAACATTTACCGGGAACTTGTAATGTGCAAGGTATCAATAAGTATTTGTTTCAGCTTTTAAAGTTCGTCAAAAAGCATTGTGATTGCGTGACATTTTTTTTGAGGTTGATGCTTTTTAAGTGCATGTTGACAAAACTTATGAGGGTTTGATTCTAGAATCATCTATCTAATGCCGAATAATGTCTAATCATTTTAGAATACTTTCTTCTCTAATCAGAAAGAAAAGCTTAACGCAAATGTTGTATTCAATCGAAATTTAACGCAAATGTTGTATGGTCGCTAATACAGCGGAAAATTTTGATGCAAGTCCTGGCAAGGATTGACTTCAACGACGCAACCCCTTGCAAGGATTGACTTCAACGACGCAAGTCCTTGCAAAGATTGAGCAAGATTGAGTAACACATTTGCCACCAGATCACAGATCATCGGGATGAGTAAAACTTCATGCTAAAAGGCATGAGTCAGCTAAAGGATGGATTCGACCCGTGGAAATCACATCGCGCTACACTGAACTACCCGGTACCATTGCTAACAAACATTTCCTCGAAGGTAATTCAGTAGAgtattgaaatatttcatcCATTTCTGTAGCGTCAAAGGCAAAATCCTGGCGTATTCATGTTGCGCATTCATTGAATTATCCCATGACCCGATATCTAGGACATTCATGAATGCatacatcagcagcagcatgttcagcaacacacaacacgacTCAGCTGTTCATTCCAGCCGAACTGTCTCTGTTTGGTTTGCGTCACGATGCCATGAAGTCGCAGGATAAACTCTATACGAACAGTATTCCTACCAGCAACATTGGTCGCGGATTCATTCGTTATGTTCGCATTATCCTGGCGCCGTATTCTGCTGTTGCGCGGCTAAGGTTCCTGGATTCATGCTGCAAATACATGAATCATGATTTTTCCCCTGTATCCTGGCGTAGTCCTTTGTCATGCAACATAACGTTTCCCAAGGGGTGGACATTTGCCCTGCGAATCCTTAGAATACATTTTCCCCGTTGTGTCACGCGAAAGGACTCTAGGAGAAACGAGTTCATGTGATTCCTGTATCCTGAATGCTCCCGAACATTCATCCGTATTTCCCCAGAAAATGATGTGGAATGAACGATTACCAGGTAAAGCGAAACGGTACAAAACACTCCTTGGGaccatggaatggaatccTTGGACAGAGCCAGCGTGTTTCTTTAAAGGCTCCTcgcaaccatcatcataacTCACGCTTTCCCCACCTCTCTCGCGCACTCTACTACATAAAGTCACACGGAAGCAGGCTTGGCGAAATGGCGAACATTCTGGCACGTCGAAATGTGTTGCTTAATCTTCGTTTAAGGCCCGCAGGGTATTTAGGCCGAAGCGTGGCTGACTCCGGATGACCCGCTACAATACCGGCGCCCGGAGAAGCGAAGATAAACAGCAAAACGCACCATTTCCATCATTAACCGGACCATATcggacaccaccagcaccgccaccacccctcgCGACACTCTCTGTCACTTCCTtccgtttgtggtttttgctcCAACCGAACTCcaaccggtgcaccggtaATGTGGCCTAAACGGTAAAAACGGTCACAAtaaacatcagcagcagagtcCGTCCGTTCCACTGTTACGGACGTCTCTTGGTGATGGGACGCAATTAAAATCCTTTATTAGGGCAAACCCACCTGCCCTTTTGCCCTGCCCCGAACTCAGTGTGGTCTCCTGCTTCCTTATCGTGCAGCGGTACTTAATCTTACccctgcttccttccttccccccaaGGATGCGATGAAATGAGCAAAATCTCAATAAATGCGAGCCGGAAGGGAAGGATTCTTGAGCGGGGCCCAAGGAGGATTTTAAGAGTCCTCAGCCTCTTTTTGCGTTGCCTCCATCGACGCCAAAACATGTAGACATCGTAACCAAAAATGTGCCAAGTCCTCAGGGGGGGACTTGGAAACGTTCCTTCGCCTTGACGCACGTCATTTCGTTGTAGCTCTTCGTCACCGACGTACCTTTACCtctgctctttctttctcgcccGCCCGCTAGTGCCAAGCCAAGTAGATACTAATTCAATTCTATTCCGGTATGTAGTCTCGTCGTTCATCCGTATCCTCCCACGGGGGTTATACACCCCaacccaccatcatcggcatggAACCGCCGAAGGTGGCCGTTTTGACGAGCTCGTGCAAATAGACCACTTTCCGACTTTCCACTACTCACAAACAGGAAATGGTCACCAACCGGGAAGGGAAGTGGGGATAATGGCGGTGCCGCTTTTTTGGCGGTCGTCTATTTTCTCTCGATTCTGTGGGAAGGCCGGAAGGGATTTCCTTTTGAAATTACGAAGCGCGAAAAACGCGCGGCTtctttccttggtggacctttGGTGGACTTTCAAGCACCGACCGTTTAGCCCCAGGTAAGGTTACTGGTGACTGGCACCGCGGTCCTAAGCAAACTCTAAAACCATCTGTCTTCGCCCGCGGGGCAGTCGCGAG
The sequence above is a segment of the Anopheles darlingi chromosome 2, idAnoDarlMG_H_01, whole genome shotgun sequence genome. Coding sequences within it:
- the LOC125952045 gene encoding dynamin-1-like protein → MEALIPVVNKLQDVFNTVGSDAIQLPQIVVLGSQSSGKSSVIESLVGKTFLPRGTGIVTRRPLVLQLVYTPLDDREHRSAEHGTVAVEEWGRFLHIKNKVFTDFNGIREEIENETDRMAGGNKGICPEPINLKIYSTKVVNLTLVDLPGITKVPVGDQPEDIEAQIKDLVLKYIENPNSIILAVTAANTDMATSEALKMAKDVDPDGRRTLAVLTKLDLMDAGTDAIDILCGRVIPVKLGIIGVMNRSQQDINDKKAIEDQLRDEAAYLQRKYPTLATRNGTPYLAKTLNRLLMHHIRDCLPDLKTRVNVMASQFQSLLNSYGEDVTDKSQCLLQIITKFASAYCSTIEGTSRNIETTELCGGARMCYIFHETFGKTLDSIHPLTGLTKMDILTAIRNATGPRPALFVPEVSFELLVKRQIRRLEEPSLRCVELIHEEMQRIIQHCGTEVQQEMLRFPKLHEKIVDVVTQLLRRRLPTTNTMVENLVQIELAYINTKHPDFHKDAALVPSLIKTDSQDPWATTHQSGNPPSRRQRQITLTDKLGLVNTAANHVGEQLSLQSNHQQPSQQQQQQQQQNHVTEPTGWLGSILPPNTEAMIGGGAGNGIGPESVTSTASNTPTHGVLSPTKPVNLLPDVPINHSSRKLTDKEQKDCDVIERLIKSYFYIVRKSIQDSVPKAVMHFLVNFVKDNLQSELVTHLYKSDSANELLNESDHISIRRKEASDMLKALTRANHIISEIRETHMW